The nucleotide window AAATTCAGTGGATTCTGTATTTCATGCGCAATTCCTGCTGTGAGTTCACCCAATGAAGCCATTTTTTCAGATTGAATTAACTGGTTCTGAGTGATTTTCAAATCTTCAATCGATTTGGTCAACTGATTGGTTCTAATAGTAACTTTTTCTTCAAGAATACTATTCTCCCGTTTCAGGGTTCTGGCCCGATAAGTGACATACGAAGGTATTGAAACAATAAAAACAAGAAAGTAAAGTGTATAAGCCCACCAGGTTTTCCACCAGGGTGGTGAAATCACAAGGTCTATCGAATCATTTTTTGTACTCCAAACACCATCGCTGTTGGCCGCTTTTACATGAAAAGTATAACTACCAGGAGAAAGATTCGTATAGGTTACCGATCTTTGGGTTCCGGCCTGCACCCAATCCTTATCATAGCCATCTAGTTTGTAGGCATAAGTATTTGCAGCCGGATCATCGTATTGCAAACCAATATAATTGAAACGAATACGATTTTGCAGGTAAGAGAGTTGTATTTCTTTCTTGCCTTCAGTCAAAATATTGGTATATTCCTCTTTTGTTACTTTGGGATTACTAATAGCTATTTCTTCCAAAACTACTTTTGGTGGAAACGGATTGGCGTCTAGGTTTTTTGGATTAAAAACTGCGACAGCATTTGAAAGCTGAGTCATCAAACGGCCATCATCTAATTTATACAAATTTTGATTATTAGTTCCTAGAGTGTAACCGGTCAAAATAGTATTAAACGGAAAATTTTTAACCGACATATTTTTTGGATTTATACGCGACAGCCCTCTTTCAGTTGCTATCCATAGCTGTCCTAAAGCATCTTCATTTATTCCTGACACCCCATTAAATAATAACCCATTTGTCTCATTTAGCTGTCGTATCCATCTTCCTTCTTTACGATCAAATTCAAAAATACCATTTTGATACGTACCCACCCAAAACCTTCCTGATACATCCTCATATATACTCGTTATACAAGTCATACCTTTATTCTGTATGTTGCTATACGAAATGAAGCAATCCTTTTTGGAATCATAGCGATTTAAACTGCCATAGTTAGTCCCCACCCAAAAATCCCCCTTGCGATCAACATAAGTGGATGTTACCATACCATCATCTAATGCCCCAACATTTTTAGCTGTCAATTTTTCTTTATTTTTTCGATAAGGATAAGCTTTAATTTTTTTTGTTTTCGGATTAAATGAACATATTCCTTTGTCAGAAGTATACAACCATATTATTCCATTGCCATCTTCAAAAGGGTTTGCCAAAAAACCTCCAGGAATTATTTTATCTATTGCATATTTATCTTTCTTTCCTGTTTTTACATTGTAAAAAACTAAACTTTTCGTAGTGGCTATACAAAAATTACCATCCTTGGTTGAACATCCTTGATAAATAAATGAATCATCAAGATCCGAACTATAAATTTTGACAAAACTATTTGTACCCTCTTTCCATTTATAAATAGCATGTTCGTCGGCAAACCATTGATAACCTTTTTCGCCTAAAGCGCAAATAACTTCTCCTTTAGGATAACTATCTAATTGTTCTGAGGTGTGTTTATAGATCGTAAAAGCACTTTTTAGGCGATTACTTTTGTTTGCACCAGCCCAACCAAAACCTACCCAAAATGCATCGGTATGGTCAATCATTTTTGAGGCCACCCAATACTTCCCACTTACAGATCCTGCTCGTTCAGGATCATGTTGGTATCTTTCAAATTGAGCCTTTTGGGGATCAAATTTTACTAATCCGCTTGGAGAAGACAACCAAAAAGAATCCTCTTTGGTTGCTTTAATATCACCAATCCATTCGATTTCTGAAGGCTTAGCGTATTTAAAACCAGTTTTAAAGTAATCAAATTTATCTGTTGTCCTGTTTAATCGAACTAATCCATCAAAACAAGCAAACCATAATTGCTTTTTCTTGTCTTCATAAATACTATTATATAATTTACGTTTATAGGAGCCAATAGTATAGACTTTCGTTCTTGAATAATCGAAACATTCAGGGTTTGTTTTTAATTCTTTATATGTATTTAATTTAGAATTAAAACGAACAATCTTACAATCATTAAGTTTCCCATGAAAAGTTACCATCCAAAAAACACTAGGTTCAGAAGGCGTTTCATAAAGATAGACTACTTCCCTGGATTGCTCAGGATGGGTTGAAGTACTATACCCTTTGAGAGGAATATTCTTTCCTTCATAACTGTAAAATCCATTATTGGTTCCAAACCAAAGTTTTCCAGATTTAGAAATAAAACCACTATATATACGAGAGGCATTGATATAATTCACATTTTTAAACTTTTTACCAAAAAATTCAAAACGATTATTTTTATCCAATTTCCAGATATAATTTTCCTCATCATCTTTTTCGATCGCTCCCCACAAATTTCCTTCATTATCATCAGCAAAAATGTGATAACTAATTGCCTCATCTTTTTCAGGATAGTCAAATTGTATAAAAGTATCTTTATTGCGATTATATTTGAATAGTCCATTTGAATAAGTACTTACCCAAACATCATTGTTCCGGTCTTTGTAAAGATCCGACACATTAGTACTAGGGTCCAGATTTCTTTTTTTGGATCCCAATTGGTACACTTTATATCGGTAGCCATCATAACGCACCAATCCATTTTGGGTTGCCATCCAAATGTAACCTTTTGGATCTTCAACTATGTCTCTTACAAAACTTTCGGGCAAACCGGATTTCACATCATACTTTTCAAAATACATTTGTTGTTGCTGTGCCTTTCCAATTTCGGGAATACCTAAACATCCGAACAAAAAGAAAAAAGAAATCGATAGTATTTTCATAGTGTTTTATTTACGGTTTAATAGATTGATTTAGTGGTATCGAAATAAAAAATGTACTTCCTTCACCTTCTTTTGTTTCTATTTTAATATCACCTCCATGACCTTTGACCACAATGTCATAACTCAGCGATAACCCTAAGCCAGTTCCCTCACCACTTGGTTTGGTGGTAAAAAACGGCTGCATGATTTTATCCTTGATGGCTGTTGGGATTCCTATACCGTTGTCTTTTACAGCTATTTCAATTGCTTTATCTTTTGACAAAGTCTTCACGCTGACCATTGGTTTGTATGTTTCCCCTAATTTTTTCTGCATTTGATGTGTCGCATAGAAAGCATTAGTGAACAAATTCAATAACACACGACCAATTTCTTGTGTCAATACATTTGCTTTTGGCAAATTCTCATCAAAATCGGTAATTAGTTCCGCATTAAAACTTTTATCTTTTGCCCGAAGTCCATAATAGGCAAGCCTCATGTATTCATCGGCAAGTTTGTTTATATCTGTAGGTTCTTTTTGTCTGGAACTGATACGAGAATGTTGAAGCATCCCTTTTACAATACTGTCAGCGCGTTTGCCATGATGATTTATTTTATCTAAATTTTTGCTAATATCTTCTAAAATTTCACCAACCAATTCTTCATCTCTTTCCTCATTACGCTTGGATCTTTCTTCTTGGATTTCTTTAATGAGTTCGTTGCTCACTTCACTAAAATTATTGACAAAATTTAATGGGTTCTGAATTTCATGAGCAATCCCGGCGGTAAGCTCTCCAAGAGAAGCCATTTTTTCAGATTGAATAAGCTGGTTTTGTGTCGTTTTTAATTCATTGAGTGCTTTTTCGGCTATTTTTCGTTGTTTGTTAATCTCATTTTTTTGTTTCAGCAAAAGAGCATTTGCTTTCTGTTTATGCTGATTGTTTCGGTAGAGCAACAGCATCACTACTAAAGCAGATATCAAAGCTCCCGTTATACTAAAAATCCATAAACGCTGATTCTTGTTTTCGGCTTCTTTTTCTAATCTTCGCTTTTCGAGTTTTTCTATTTGCTTGTTGCTTTTTTCAATAATTGATTGCGTTTCAAAATTAGCAAGGTGATTTATGGCATCTAAGTCATCAGATCCATCTTTTAATTGCTGATAGATCTTAAGGTATTTGAAAGCTTCTTCTTTCTGTCCCATTTGTTCATAAATACGGGACAGCATTAAACTCGAATTTAACGAAATACCTATACTGTTATACGTTTTGGACGCACTATAGGCAAGAAGACCATATTCAATAGCTTTTGGCAAATTGTTCAATTTTTCATAGCACTCCGTCAAATGACAATAGATAAATTGTGAGTTATTCTTAGAGTGTTTTAAAAACAGACCAAGTGATTTAATAAAAAAGGGAATAGCAGCTGCATAATTACTCTGCATCATTTCAATCTGGCCTTTTGCGTCATAATTTCTGGCCAATAACAAAGGTGCGCGATCCTTTCTTGGGTCTTGTAAAGTAAGTGCCAAAAATTTCTTGGCTTCATCATACCTTTTTAGTCCAATTAACGCAAATACCATATTACCGTAAACGTCATAAATCTGAACAGTATCATTCATTTTTTTTAGTAGGTTTTCGGATTTGATAAAATACTCCAAAGTTTTAGATTGATTGTTCATACTTCCATAACTAAATGCTATCTCACGATATACCTGTACAAGCATATCTTTATCATTTATATTTAAATCCTCCTCCAATACAGAAGTACTTTTTAAATAATATTCAATTGCCAAACTAAATCGACCAGTGGCAGCGTAATAATCCCCCATAGGAATAGATAAAAGTGCCATTAACTTTTTATCCTTAATAGTAGAAATCATCTTTACCAATTCAATTTCTATCTTTTGGGCTTCTTCCCGTTTTCCTTCATTTATTAAATCAGATATCATATAACTTGATATTTGAAAAATAAAAAAAGTCTGATTCTGTTCTTTAAAAAGGGAAAGCGCCTTAGCTGCTGTCTTTTTTCCTTCTTCTACTTTACCCTGTTCAAAATAACTCCCAGCAATTAAAAAAACAATATTTGCTTGCATTTCCTTATCATTTTCTTTTTCAAAATAAGGAAGTGCAGTCTTCAACTGAGCCAGAATTTTTTCATGATTCAGATTCTTCAGCCATATCAACTTTTTGGAATTCAAAATTCCTGCACTTTCCTTCTTTTCCTCCTCTGTCGAAAGCCAATCTGCTTGTTTCTGATAGTAAAATGAAAAAATATCATTTCTATACAAGTCGCTCATTGTACGCAAATACTGAACTTCTCCATTTTTGTAATGTGCTTTTTTGGAAAGCTCTCTCGCCTGTTTAGTTGCAATGAGACCCTGTTTAAATTCCAATGCATGAAAAGAGAACCTGGCAAATTCATTTAACCAAATTATTTTTTGTTCATCATTTCCTCTATGTTTCACAAGAAGTCGTTGCACACTATCTGCTTGGAAGTTATATCTATTGATGCTTTCCTGCCCATGCAGTGATCCAGCCGAAATGACAATTACAAGAAGTATTAGAGGATATTTTTTCACTTTATAGCTTATTATCGGTTAAACAAATAATAAATTCTGATCCTTCCTTTTCTTTCGTTTTTACTTTCAAATCTCCATGATGTGCTTTTACGATGTCATAGCTCAATGACAATCCCAATCCAGTTCCTTGCCCAGTAGGTTTGGTGGTAAAAAAGGGTTGAAAAATTTTGTCAACTACATTTTTCGGAATTCCATTGCCATTATCCTTTACAATAATCTCTAAATGATTTTCACTTTTTTGGGTTTTAATCGTAACTGTTGGTTCAAAATTTTCCATGCTAGATTTCTTTTTTTCGGTGACCGCATAAAACGCATTGGTAATCAAATTTAAAATCACTCTTCCCATATCTTGGGGAATAAGATTAGTAGTACCGATAGTCTCATCAAAATCGGTCACTATAGTTGCATTAAATGATTTGTCTTTGGCTCGAAATCCATGGTAAGCCAATCGCAAATATTCATCGGCAAGTTTGTTTATATCTGTAGGTTCTTTTTGTCCGGAACTGATACGGGAATGTTGAAGCATCCCCTTAACAATACTGTCAGCACGTTTACCATGAAGATTTATTTTTTCCAGGTTTTTTTTGATGTCGTTTGCAATGTTTTTTACCTCTTCAAAATCTCCTTTTGCTATTTCCTCATTCATTTCGTCCAATAGTTCATTGCTGACTTCACTGAAATTATTGACAAAGTTTAATGGATTTTGAATTTCATGTGCAATTCCGGCTGTAAGTTCCCCGAGTGAAGCCATTTTTTCAGATTGAATAAGCTGTGCCTGAGTAGTTTTTAGTTCTTCAAAGGCTTTTTGCAGCTCTTCTTTTTGACCTTGAATTTCAGCTGTTCGTTCAGCTACCTGCTCTTCTAATTTTGCCTTTAAAATTTCGGACTGTTGAAACTCTTTTTCCAGCTCTATGGCTTTTAATTGTTCTCTTTCCATGTCTTTTCGTTGTTTTCTAGTAATGAAAAACATGGCAAAAATCCAAATGATTGAAAAAGAAATTGCAGCGTGAAAATAATTATTCCACTCTTTATGAAAAGAAGAATTGATGAGTTTTGTAAAATCTTCTAAAAAGTTTACTGCCACAAAGGGCAATATCGAATAAATAAAAGTTTTAACTGATTTAAATTCCTTTTGAGTAAGGCAAAAGTAGATTAGGGTAAATAATATTCCGTGCGCTATCCAAGCAATTATTGCTCTGCTTGAATCTAGAAAAAGTCCAGCGATTAAAAGCCCAATCGAGATCCAAAACCCAATACGCAAATATTTATCAATTTGAGGCAATAGAATTTTGCTTTGCAAAGTTCTTCGCAAATGACTAAAAACGATTAGTAAAAGAATATAGTCAAAGTTCATATTTCAAAAATTATATGGTAAATAAATTATATGGGCAGTGTTATAATAAACGTGGCGCCATTGTCTTCTTCGGTCTCAACATTAATAGTTCCTCCATGCCCTTTGACCACAATGTCATAACTCAATGACAATCCCAAACCGGTTCCTTCTCCGGCGGGTTTCGTAGTAAAAAAAGGCTGCATTATTTTGTCTCTAATTGCAGATGGAATTCCGGTACCATTATCTTTTACCGTAATTTCAATACAATTTTCTTTTTGGAGCGTTGTCACACTTAAAACGGGTTTATACCCTTGAGTCGCTATTTGTTGTTGTTTTTGTATCGCATAAAAAGCATTGGTAAACAAATTGAGTAAAACACGACCAATATCTTGGGAAACTACATCAATCTTTGGAAGTTTTTCGTCAAAATGTGTTTCCAGTACTGCATTAAAGCTTTTGTCTTTGGCCCGTAAACCATGATAAGCTAGCCTTAAATATTCATCGGCCAATGCGTTAATATCCGTTAGTTCCTTTTGACCAGAACTAATTCGGGAATGCTGTAACATGCCTTTTACAATTCCATCGGCGCGTTTGCCATGAAAGATTATTTTTTCTAAATTTTGTTTGATGTCGACTGCTATTATTTTCGCTTCTTCTGTTTCGCCTTTATCCATTTCATCATTCATCTCATCAATCAGTTCTAAACTGACTTCCGAAAAATTATTGACAAAGTTCAATGGATTCTGTATTTCATGAGCAATCCCGGCTGTAAGTTCCCCGAGTGAAGCCATTTTTTCGGATTGGATAAGTTGAAGTTGGGTAGTTTTAAGTTCATTAAAAGCTTTCTCAATTTCACGGGCATGGGCAAGTTCTTTTTCCTTAGCCAATGCATATTCTTTTTCAAGAAGCCTTTTTCGTTGGAAGCGATCAAACAAAATCAAAAGTACTAGAAATAAAATACCATATAGTGTATAAGCCCACCAAGTACGCCACCAAGGAGGAGTTATACTGAAAGCAACCGATGCCCCTTTCTCGTTCCAAACGCCATTGCTATTAGCCGCTTTTACTCTAAACGTATAATCCCCTGGAGGCAGATCGTAATAATAAGCAGTCCTGATATTCCCTACCTCACGCCATTTATTATCATAATTTTCAAGCTTATAGGTAAATTCATTTTTTGAGGGATTCGAATAATGTATTCCCGTGTAATTGATGGAAATACTATTTTGATTGTATTTTAATATAAAATCTTTCGGTATTGTTTTTTTATTTTTTTGAAAAGAATTGTTGCCATAATACATTGAGATATCACCAATTTTAAAATCGGTGATATAGACTTTTGGTGGTTTTGAATTTTTAGATATATAATTCGGATTAAAGACAGTGATACCGTTGCTTCCTCCAAAAAAAAGAAGACCTCCCGATGATTTAAGGTAGCCTCCATCTGCAAACAGACGTCCTTGGATACCTTCTTCCATCGAAAAATTATTAAATTGCCCATCTTCAATACTAAATCTGCTGAGCCCATCAAAAGTGCTAAGCCAAAGCGCTTTGTTTTTTTCGTCTGGCAAAATACCTTGAATTCCCATAGAAAGTAAACCGTCTTTAGTTGAATAGCTAATAATTTTTCCTGTTTCGACATTGCATTTGCTAAGACCTCCACCCCAAGTCCCAACCCAGACCATTCCTTCTTTGTCAACATATAAGGAATTAATGTCTTGTGATTCTAAAACATCTCCTTTTTTCTTATCAAACCAATATCGTTCAACTTTATCAGTTTTATAATTATAGAGAAACAAACCGTTATTGGTAAGCAACCATATTCCGTGTTTAGCATCCTCGCAAACACTAACTACTTCATTACTACTAGCATCTGAACCGAAAATCTTCTTCAAATCAAAATGACGTAATATTCCTTTATTTTTGGTTTTTAAAAAAGCACCTTTAACTGTACAATACCATTGATTTCCATTACTATCTGTAATTAGGCTGTAAATAAAAAGTTTATCAAGTGGAGGACCAAGCTGGATTTTTGAATAAGTCTTGTTATTAATATCAAAAAGAAAAAAACCAATATTCGTTTCAATAAGAATTTCATCGGGGGAATACAAACCAATTCCAAAGAACTGTGATAGATTAGGCAGTGATTTTGAAATCGGATAAGGTGTTAGCGTATTCTTAACCGGATCAAACACATTAAGACCTGTTTCATTAGCCATCCAAATTTTACCATCAGCACTTTCTAAAAATCTATTGATCCAGCCCGAAGTAATGGAATTTTTATCTTCTTTATTATAAACGTAGGATTTCAAAACAACCCGATTACTGTATCTAAGCAATCCTTTTGATTCAGTTCCTATCCAAAGATTATCGAAAGAATCCAAATGAAGACAAAAAAGAATATTTCTCATCAATCTTTCATTTGGATTTTCATTCAACATCTCAAATTGCTCTTTTTTCAAATCAAAATACATTAAACCATATGAAGTAGCAAGCCAGATATTACCTCTTGAATCCAACTCCATTTCATAAATCAAAAAAACAGTATTGATTTTACTGCTTGATTCTCTAATAGGATAGGATTTTAATTTTCCGGTATTTGGATTCCAAACACTTAGAACTGCATGCGTTCTGCTACTGGAAGCAATCCATAGATTGCCTTTGGCATCGCATTTAATAGTGCTTATGTACTTTTCAATAGGAAATTCAGCTATTAACCGTTTCTCTTTATGGATATTTCTATTTTTATCAATCCTAAAAAAACCATTAACAGCAACAATCCATATATTGTCCGAGTGGTCTATTGCAGAGCTAAAAACGTTTTTTATTCCTTCTTTAATGGAAGAATCAAAACGCCTGAATTCATTACTTTTTTCATCTTTAAAAAAAAGAGCGTGAGTGGCTATAAAACCATATACAGAATAGGTTCCAAAATAAATTCTTCCCCTAGAATCCTCATTTATAGTGGATATGACAACTTGGGAACCCAATTTAAAATCTGTTAGCTTTAAAAAATTATAGTTTTTGAATGTTTGAGTTACGGGATCGTATTCACTGAGTAAATCTGTACAGCCAATCCAAATATGGCCATCATGGGCTTCATAAAGTTTTTGGGTTAATATACTACCCATTTTTTTGGGATCTTTGGGATCTACGTCATAATGCTTGTATTCATATCCATCATATTGCACGAGTCCATTACTGGTAGCAATCCAAACTACACCCTGTCTATCAGTAATAATATCATTTATGGTAGTGCCACCCAATTCAGGATATGTCGTAAAATTTTTAGAATTAATTTGTGCGAAAACTGAGGAATAAAATACCTGAAAACTGAATAATAAGATTATAAAAAGGCACTTTTTCATATTTCAGCTAATTTTATTAATCTGTTTGAGGACTACCTCACTTACTAAATCTTCTTAAATATCTACTTTTAAATGCCTATATCTTTTAAATAACACAAGGCATTTGGAAACCGAAAACTTAATTAGGTAGATTGGGGTAAAACAAATAAAAAACTTAACTAAAACTATGTCAATCAATTACAAAATTTAAAATTACATAAAATTTAACAAACTTATTACACTATTTCTATTTTTTACATAAAATGTATTTTAAACACCAATAAAAAACTTTTATTTTTTTAACAGTACAACTATTACTCCCTCGAAAAAAGATAACTTCTTGCTTATTAAAATATAATATAGCTTTGCTAAAATCGTAATGAATCCCCAATCACTCGGAAATGAAGTAAGTATTTTGTGAACGGCTAGCACAGATTTACAATCTGTGTCCACAAAGATGATCAAGTAAAACAAGTCAAAAATTAAAAAAAACAACTATTCAAAGTCTCATGACTCTGCTTTTATAAAAGAACTTAAAAGTCGTGGAGGTGATAAAAGTCCCTAACTCCCCTAAGATTCATCATACGTAATTAACGTTAAAGCATGACATTTGCTTTAAATAGTTTGAAATTTGTAACGCTGATATCACAAAAAGAAAAAGGCTGTCTCAAAAAAAAAAATGAGACAACCTTTTTATAATTTTTCTTGCTATTAATTAGTATAAAAGTAAAAATTCTATTCCGACTAATTAAACTGATGAATTTGAACAGCTACTTTATCCACCACATCATAAAACAAATATATTTCCCTTCCACAAAAATCATCAATAATTGTTTCCGAATTCATTTGACAAATAAATTTCATTTTTATTCCTTTTGAATTCAAAGGTGTCTGATCATTACCTATCCAACTTGGCTCTCCATTTAGATTCTTAATAAATTCTAGAGGGTCGATAGTTTCTCTTTTAATCCTTTCCAAAAACTCATTATACGATTTATCTCCCAGTAAAAGCCATTCCTTCCAATTCTCGTTTGTTTCAAAATATCCAAAATCACCTTTAAATTTATATTTGTTGTTAACTACTGTAAATTCCAGTGATATTGACCACCCAATTCCAATTTAAAGTGACCACCTGATTCCAATTCAAAATGACCACCTAATTCCGGAGCAAAGTGACCACCCCGTTTTCATAAAAAACTACTTTTTTTCATGCGCTAATTAGTACTCAAATATACTTAAAATATTATTCCTTGTTTATTCCTCTTTTCTTTCTCATAGATTCCCCATGCAATTCGAGTCTGTGGGCTTGATGTATAAGTCTATCCAAAATTGCGTCAGCTATAGTTTTTTCGCCAATTATATCATACCAACCTTGTACAGGAATTTGCGATGTAACAATTATAGAACCGTTATTATGCCTGTCTTCAATAATCTCCAAAAGTGTAATTCGGTTTTGACTATCTAATGCCTGGAGTCCAAAATCGTCAAGTATGATAACGTCTTGCCTTTCAATTTTGGCAAGTTCTCTTAGGTAAGAACCATCTGCTTTGGCCATTTTTAATTTAGCAAACAGCTTCGAAGTATTAAAATAGCTTACTTTATAGCCATGAATACAGGCTTGGTAACCCAATGCGGTACCTAAATAACTTTTGCCTACACCTGTACTTCCTGTGATTAAGATGTTTTCATTTTTTTCAACAAATTCGCATTCTGCCAGACGAAGAACTGTATTCCGGTCAAGATTGCGGGATACATCAAAATTGACATTTTCAATATTTGATTTGTAATGGAATTTAGCATTCTTTATACTGCGTTCTATACGACGATTGTGCCTTTCGTCCCATTCAGCATCAATAATCATCGATACAAATTGATCGAGTGTGTAGTGGTCTGTTCTTCCGCTTTCAATCGCTGTTTTAAAAGCATTAAACATTCCGTAAAGTTTCATTTGTCTCATTTTTGTTACTGTGGATTCATTCATGTTTTTAAGATTTAATTTAATTATAATACTGTTTGCCTCTTATGTTTCCGTGGTTCGGAAGTTCATGCTCAGGTTCCTGTTCTAAATCAATACGATCTAAGTTGTTTTCTAAAATATTTTGGATGGTCTTAAAATTGTAAATTCTAAAGTCAAGCGCTCGTTTACAGGCATTTATTAATCGCTGCTTACCAACCTTTTTTTCAAAGTTTAGTATTCCTAAACAACTTTTATAAGCCTGTTCAGGATGGTTTCTGCTTTCGATTATCTGCATAATATATTCTCCTACTGACTCATCAATACTACCTGCCCAATCAATGAATCGAGCAGCACTCCACTGAGCTACAAACTGATGTGAACTGGCTAAATGTTCTGGAGTTGTGGTATAGACATAAGGTTTGTAATTTCGCTGATGAACCGCTATTCGATTGTATTTATAATAGATCTCTACGGTTGATCTTGTGTACAAGAGTTTCGTTTTTTTCTTTACATATTGATACGGAACGCTGTAATAATTTTTGTCTTGACTTAATTGGACATGACCATTTTGCATTACCGTTGCAAAGGATTGATATTTGATTTCAAAGCGTTCTTGTGGTAGTGGACGCAGTTTTTGTTTCTCATCTTCTACAAACAATTCTTTTCGTGAGTAAGGACGACCTGTTAGTTTTCGATTATTATGAATGTCTAATAAATCCCATATCTGTTGGTTTAATTCTTCTAGAGAAAAGAATTTGGTTTCTTTTAGTGTTACATAAATTCTTCTGTATAATATCTTTACAGCCCCTTCAACTAATGACTTATCTCTAGGTTTATAAGCTCTAGTTGGCAAGATTGTAGTTTCGTAATGTTCCGCTAAGTCGGCTAAAGTTTCATTAATTGTTGGCTCAAAACGACTGCTTTTTATTACTGCAGATTTTAAATTATCTGGAACAATTGCTGCAGGAGTGCCTTCAAAAAAGCGCATGGCATTTTCTACAGAAGTAACAAAATCTTCCTTTTGCTGGCTCATAGAAGCTTCAGCATAGGTGTATTGACTAGCCCCTAATATAGCCACAAAGAATTGTACTTCTTTGATTTCTCCAGTGTCGCTATCAATAATGGATAGTGTTTTTCCAGCATAATCAACATACATTTTATCACCGGATTTATGATTCATATGCATCACTGGATTGACTTGTTTACTCCATACTTTGTAATAATGAGCAAATTGAGAACTCCTGTAACCATCAGGGTTTATGGCAGCATATTGTTCCCACATATGTTGTATGGTAACGCCAACTTTTTTTAGCTCACGCTCCATTTTAGGAAAATAATTATGGAGTGTTTGTAATTTGGGACTAATTGATTCCACAGTAGTCTGTGAAAACAAAAGTTCTAGTTCAGCATCTGTTTTTTTATCAATAAATTCAAAGTTTAATCCGAGAACTTCAAATAAAGAAATATACTTCTTTACCGTATTCCTAGAAAGGGATAAGTAGCTACTTATAAATAACTTACTTTTTCCATCACAATAGAATTTAATTACTTTTCTAATTTTACTCATGTCTGTTATTTTGTTTGCCATAATCCGCTTTTTTTTTGCGAATGTATGGTTCTAACGACATGAAAAAGTCTGTAGTTTTTAATAATTAATTTACCCCAAAATTAGGTGGTCAATTT belongs to Flavobacterium gilvum and includes:
- a CDS encoding ATP-binding protein produces the protein MKKYPLILLVIVISAGSLHGQESINRYNFQADSVQRLLVKHRGNDEQKIIWLNEFARFSFHALEFKQGLIATKQARELSKKAHYKNGEVQYLRTMSDLYRNDIFSFYYQKQADWLSTEEEKKESAGILNSKKLIWLKNLNHEKILAQLKTALPYFEKENDKEMQANIVFLIAGSYFEQGKVEEGKKTAAKALSLFKEQNQTFFIFQISSYMISDLINEGKREEAQKIEIELVKMISTIKDKKLMALLSIPMGDYYAATGRFSLAIEYYLKSTSVLEEDLNINDKDMLVQVYREIAFSYGSMNNQSKTLEYFIKSENLLKKMNDTVQIYDVYGNMVFALIGLKRYDEAKKFLALTLQDPRKDRAPLLLARNYDAKGQIEMMQSNYAAAIPFFIKSLGLFLKHSKNNSQFIYCHLTECYEKLNNLPKAIEYGLLAYSASKTYNSIGISLNSSLMLSRIYEQMGQKEEAFKYLKIYQQLKDGSDDLDAINHLANFETQSIIEKSNKQIEKLEKRRLEKEAENKNQRLWIFSITGALISALVVMLLLYRNNQHKQKANALLLKQKNEINKQRKIAEKALNELKTTQNQLIQSEKMASLGELTAGIAHEIQNPLNFVNNFSEVSNELIKEIQEERSKRNEERDEELVGEILEDISKNLDKINHHGKRADSIVKGMLQHSRISSRQKEPTDINKLADEYMRLAYYGLRAKDKSFNAELITDFDENLPKANVLTQEIGRVLLNLFTNAFYATHQMQKKLGETYKPMVSVKTLSKDKAIEIAVKDNGIGIPTAIKDKIMQPFFTTKPSGEGTGLGLSLSYDIVVKGHGGDIKIETKEGEGSTFFISIPLNQSIKP
- a CDS encoding sensor histidine kinase yields the protein MKILSISFFFLFGCLGIPEIGKAQQQQMYFEKYDVKSGLPESFVRDIVEDPKGYIWMATQNGLVRYDGYRYKVYQLGSKKRNLDPSTNVSDLYKDRNNDVWVSTYSNGLFKYNRNKDTFIQFDYPEKDEAISYHIFADDNEGNLWGAIEKDDEENYIWKLDKNNRFEFFGKKFKNVNYINASRIYSGFISKSGKLWFGTNNGFYSYEGKNIPLKGYSTSTHPEQSREVVYLYETPSEPSVFWMVTFHGKLNDCKIVRFNSKLNTYKELKTNPECFDYSRTKVYTIGSYKRKLYNSIYEDKKKQLWFACFDGLVRLNRTTDKFDYFKTGFKYAKPSEIEWIGDIKATKEDSFWLSSPSGLVKFDPQKAQFERYQHDPERAGSVSGKYWVASKMIDHTDAFWVGFGWAGANKSNRLKSAFTIYKHTSEQLDSYPKGEVICALGEKGYQWFADEHAIYKWKEGTNSFVKIYSSDLDDSFIYQGCSTKDGNFCIATTKSLVFYNVKTGKKDKYAIDKIIPGGFLANPFEDGNGIIWLYTSDKGICSFNPKTKKIKAYPYRKNKEKLTAKNVGALDDGMVTSTYVDRKGDFWVGTNYGSLNRYDSKKDCFISYSNIQNKGMTCITSIYEDVSGRFWVGTYQNGIFEFDRKEGRWIRQLNETNGLLFNGVSGINEDALGQLWIATERGLSRINPKNMSVKNFPFNTILTGYTLGTNNQNLYKLDDGRLMTQLSNAVAVFNPKNLDANPFPPKVVLEEIAISNPKVTKEEYTNILTEGKKEIQLSYLQNRIRFNYIGLQYDDPAANTYAYKLDGYDKDWVQAGTQRSVTYTNLSPGSYTFHVKAANSDGVWSTKNDSIDLVISPPWWKTWWAYTLYFLVFIVSIPSYVTYRARTLKRENSILEEKVTIRTNQLTKSIEDLKITQNQLIQSEKMASLGELTAGIAHEIQNPLNFVNNFSEVSIELIEEMQEEMTKGDTSEASVIANDIKKNLEKINHHGRRADSIVKGMLQHSRTGSTIKESTDINKLADEYLRLAYHGLRAKDKSFNADLVTDFDSTLPKINVLTQEIGRVLLNLFTNAFYATHQRQKESDKGYKSIVSVKTAVKDKGVEITVKDNGSGIPDIIKDKIMQPFFTTKPSGEGTGLGLSLSYDIVVKGHGGTIAIDSRENDYTIFTILLPIG